The proteins below come from a single Clupea harengus chromosome 21, Ch_v2.0.2, whole genome shotgun sequence genomic window:
- the rbb4l gene encoding histone-binding protein RBBP7 isoform X1 — protein MADKEVYDDAVEERVINEEYKIWKKNTPFLYDLVMTHALEWPSLTVQWLPDVNRPEGKDYAVHRLVLGTHTSDEQNHLVIASVQIPNDDAQFDASHYDSEKGAEFGGFGSVSGKIEIEIKINHEGEVNRARYMPQNPCIIATKTPTSDVLVFDYTKHPSKPDPSGECSPDLRLRGHQKEGYGLSWNPNLSGNLLSASDDHTICLWDISASPKEGKIIDAKTIFTGHTAVVEDVSWHLLHESLFGSVADDQKLMIWDTRSNNTAKPSHAVDAHTAEVNCLSFNPYSEFILATGSADKTVALWDLRNLKLKLHSFESHKDEIFQQVQWSPHNETILASSGTDRRLNVWDLSKIGEEQSAEDAEDGPPELLFIHGGHTAKISDFSWNPNEPWVICSVSEDNIMQVWQMAENIYNDEEQDTPASELEGQAS, from the exons ATGGCAGATAAAGAGG TGTATGATGatgctgtggaggagagggttaTCAACGAAGAATACAAAATATGGAAAAAGAATACACCTTTTCTCTACGACCTGGTTATGACACACGCCCTTGAATGGCCTAGTCTCACAGTTCAGTGGCTGCCCGATGTAAACAG ACCAGAGGGAAAGGACTACGCTGTCCACAGGCTGGTGCTGGGAACGCACACCTCTGACGAACAAAACCACTTGGTTATTGCCAGCGTTCAGATCCCTAACGATGATGCACAGTTCGATGCTTCTCATTATGACAGTGAAAAAGGAG cAG AATTTGGAGGTTTTGGATCCGTGAGCGGTAAGATTGAAATTGAGATCAAGATCAATCACGAGGGTGAAGTGAACCGCGCTCGTTACATGCCCCAGAACCCATGCATTATTGCCACCAAGACGCCCACCTCAGATGTACTTGTGTTTGACTACACCAAGCACCCCTCTAAGCCAG ACCCCAGTGGAGAGTGCAGCCCAGACCTGAGGCTGCGAGGTCATCAGAAAGAAGGGTACGGCCTGTCCTGGAACCCTAATCTCAGTGGCAACCTGCTGAGCGCATCAGACGACCAC ACCATCTGCCTATGGGACATCAGTGCAAGTCCAAAGGAAGGGAAGATCATTGACGCTAAGACCATCTTCACCGGACACACAGCGGTGGTGGAGGATGTGTCCTGGCACCTGCTCCACGAGTCTCTCTTCGGCTCAGTGGCGGATGACCAGAAGCTGATGAT CTGGGATACCCGATCCAACAACACGGCTAAACCCAGTCATGCGGTGGACGCCCACACTGCAGAGGTCAACTGCCTGTCCTTCAACCCCTATAGCGAGTTCATCCTTGCCACTGGCTCTGCTGACAAG ACGGTGGCACTGTGGGACCTCCGCAACCTCAAACTGAAGCTGCACTCCTTTGAGTCGCACAAGGATGAGATATTCCAG CAGGTACAATGGTCCCCTCACAACGAGACCATCCTGGCATCCAGTGGCACTGACCGAAGGCTCAACGTGTGGGATCTGAG TAAAATCGGGGAGGAGCAGTCCGCTGAGGATGCTGAGGACGGACCTCCTGAGCTGCTG TTCATTCATGGTGGACATACAGCCAAGATTTCGGACTTCTCCTGGAACCCCAACGAGCCGTGGGTGATATGCTCCGTGTCCGAGGATAACATCATGCAAGTCTGGCAGATG GCGGAAAATATTTACAACGACGAGGAACAAGACACTCCTGCTTCAGAGCTGGAGGGCCAGGCCTCATAA
- the LOC105893340 gene encoding 7SK snRNA methylphosphate capping enzyme-like: MTEADIIKGVKLPQEEGSVELIRTSPHQHLEAEGFSGCPIIVPSSPQGSNTKDVSKDLNNVSAPPQPASGLSLASADPRKRKSSESENGENGQRPVTGRNSLPVMNSSYGTDRRKVPPDNRKQKQQPLKKKRFEFGNYSQYYGYRNLGLNDDPRLRALKREWFQGETVLDIGCNAGLVTLFIAKHWRPDRIVGMDIDSGLIYNARQNIRNYLSDTHAQEGKSTNVSAEAAGVEEVSGNSSNVQVKEAEIENNSGVHEDGRSTPHMSESPSVSVPLPHTPSKPPGTFPENVCFVRGNYVLENDQLLATQREEYNVIMCLSVTKWIHLNWGDAGVKRLFRRVYKHLLPGGLFILEPQPWSSYLRRKKLTDTTSKNYTSIQFKPDQFASYLTSEVGFRSYELVGTPKSSSQGFERPIYVFHKDHTPSKQVA, encoded by the coding sequence ATGACAGAAGCAGACATTATCAAAGGAGTTAAGTTACCACAAGAGGAGGGGTCCGTGGAACTCATCAGAACTTCACCACACCAGCATTTGGAGGCTGAGGGATTCTCAGGTTGCCCCATCATTGTGCCCAGTTCTCCTCAGGGTTCCAACACGAAAGATGTATCCAAAGACTTAAACAATGTATCTGCACCTCCTCAACCGGCTTCAGGTCTCTCGCTGGCATCAGCTGATCCGCGTAAACGTAAGTCTAGCGAATCTGAAAACGGCGAGAATGGCCAAAGACCAGTTACGGGAAGGAATAGTCTGCCAGTGATGAACTCCTCATATGGGACAGACAGACGAAAAGTCCCTCCTGACAACCGTAAACAGAAGCAGCAACCATTGAAGAAGAAAAGGTTTGAATTCGGAAATTACAGCCAGTATTACGGTTACCGGAACTTAGGTCTAAATGATGACCCACGCTTGAGGGCTTTAAAACGTGAGTGGTTCCAGGGCGAAACAGTTCTTGACATAGGCTGCAACGCCGGTCTTGTAACATTGTTTATCGCAAAGCATTGGAGGCCTGATAGAATAGTGGGAATGGACATTGATAGTGGTTTGATTTACAATGCTAGGCAAAATATCAGGAATTACCTTTCAGATACACACGCCCAGGAGGGCAAGAGTACCAATGTAAGTGCAGAAGCAGCTGGTGTAGAAGAGGTGTCTGGGAATTCATCGAATGTACAAGTAAAGGAAGCTGAAATTGAGAATAACTCTGGGGTCCATGAAGATGGCCGGTCCACCCCACACATGTCTGAAAGCCCCTCTGTTTCTGTGCCTCTTCCCCATACACCCAGTAAGCCCCCTGGAACCTTCCCTGAGAATGTGTGCTTTGTTAGAGGGAACTATGTTCTGGAGAATGACCAGCTCCTGGCCACCCAAAGGGAAGAATATAATGTGATCATGTGTCTAAGTGTCACCAAGTGGATTCACCTGAACTGGGGTGATGCAGGGGTCAAGCGGCTCTTTCGTCGGGTTTACAAGCATCTTCTGCCCGGAGGGCTCTTCATTCTGGAGCCACAGCCTTGGAGCTCCTATCTCAGGAGAAAGAAACTCACAGACACCACTTCGAAGAACTACACGAGCATCCAGTTCAAGCCAGATCAGTTTGCATCATACCTCACATCTGAGGTGGGCTTCCGAAGCTATGAGCTCGTCGGAACACCCAAGAGCTCATCACAAGGCTTTGAGAGACCCATCTATGTTTTTCACAAAGATCACACGCCTTCAAAACAAGTTGCATGA
- the zrsr2 gene encoding U2 small nuclear ribonucleoprotein auxiliary factor 35 kDa subunit-related protein 2 encodes MAALMAPNATTSLSQKQRRAALRRERRKKKRQALAQIRVSGCQEDGDVLGSEDEEMDSKAEEERQRLHEEWLERERASQEVFRLKREREETAKRKQEEEETRIKEEWEEQQRKERESKDQKQQERRDREDAAQKRLDQAESELENVGPWKNPEAPAQTDFGTEKDRANCPFFLKTGACRFGDRCSRKHEHPASSCTLLIRGMFIHYGMEQSRRDDYDTDASLEYSEEEVLQQFLDFYEDALPEFKSAGKVIQFKVSCNFEPHLRGNVYVQYLTEEDCTQAFVKFNGRWYAGKQLQCEFSPVTRWKTAICGLFDRQKCPKGKHCNFLHVFRNPTREFFKADQDLHLSPDRESNFTGRFSERSWSQRGHSPDRWSWRRSVRRSRSRERRSRSRSRGRRSRERPSSSRGRRSRSRERRSRSRSRSQESKRSQQSWCSKTSAQSKRPRRGGSGERQRSRSRERNGDRWSREGSPRTSRSESKSKEVSLRRSHKDKEIKEDLVDATATPQRHKHSKKSKKKKSKKKHKRKKSKSPGGSSSAESGKDTGDEGDDHQLPAPQEEGQTNQPFMLQDEDSNQCLAPEDKEDALEAKEADSKEATVVLTDPENKVGPLPHILETGETS; translated from the exons ATGGCAGCTCTTATGGCGCCGAATGCAACGACGTCGTTGAG CCAAAAGCAACGACGTGCTGCCCTTAGAAGAGAACGAAGGAAGAAAAAGCGTCAAGCACTTGCTCAAATAAGAGTCTCGG GCTGCCAGGAGGATGGAGACGTATTGGGTAGCGAAGATGAGGAGATGGATTCTAAAGCCGAGGAAGAGAG GCAGAGATTGCATGAGGAGTGgcttgaaagagaaagagcttcCCAAGAGGTTTTTAGgctaaagagggagagagaggagactgctAAACGGAaacaagaagaggaggag ACAAGAATTAAAGAAGAATGGGAAGAACAGcagcggaaagagagagaatcgaAAGATCAaaagcagcaggagaggagagacagagag GACGCTGCGCAGAAAAGACTGGACCAAGCTGAAAGCGAG CTGGAAAATGTAGGTCCCTGGAAGAACCCAGAGGCCCCCGCTCAAACAGACTTTGGCACAGAAAAGGACAGAGCCAACTGCCCCTTCTTCCTCAAAACTGGAGCCTGCCGTTTTGGAGACCG GTGTTCCCGTAAGCACGAACATCCTGCCTCCAGCTGTACTCTGTTGATCAGAGGGATGTTCATCCACTATGGCATGGAGCAGAGTCGGCGTGATGACTACGATACAGATGCCAGCCTAGAATATAGTGAAGAGGAGGTCCTCCAGCAGTTCCTAGATTTCTATGAAGATGCACTCCCTGAATTCAAGAGTGCTGGGAAGGTTATTCAGTTTAAG GTCAGCTGTAACTTTGAGCCGCATCTTAGAGGAAATGTTTATGTTCAGTACCTCAC GGAAGAGGACTGCACTCAAGCCTTTGTGAAGTTCAATGGACGATGGTATGCAGGAAAGCAGCTGCAGTGCGAGTTCTCCCCAGTAACCAGATGGAAGACGGCAATATGTG GACTGTTTGATCGTCAGAAGTGTCCTAAAGGAAAGCACTGCAATTTCCTCCATGTGTTCCGGAATCCCACACGAGAGTTCTTCAAGGCCGACCAGGACCTCCATCTGTCCCCAGACCGGGAGAGCAATTTCACCGGCCGGTTCTCCGAGCGGTCATGGTCACAAAGGGGCCACAGCCCAGACAGATGGTCATGGAGACGCTCAGTAAGGCGCAGCCGGAGCCGAGAGAGacggagcaggagcaggagcaggggaaggaggagcagagagcggCCGAGCAGTAGCAGGGGAAGGCGGAGCCGGAGCAGAGAACGACGAAGtcggagcaggagcaggagccagGAGAGCAAGAGATCACAGCAGAGTTGGTGCAGTAAGACTTCTGCACAGAGTAAACGACCCCGGAGAGGAGGGAGCGGCGAGAGACAACGGTCCAGGAGCAGAGAACGGAATGGGGACCGGTGGTCCAGAGAGGGGTCACCCAGAACATCCAGATCTgagagtaaaagtaaagagGTGTCTTTGAGGAGAAgccacaaagacaaagagatcAAGGAGGATCTCGTGGATGCTACTGCCACTCCGCAACGCCACAAACActcaaagaaaagcaaaaaaaagaaaagcaagaagAAACACAAGCGAAAGAAGAGTAAATCACCAGGTGGTAGCTCATCAGCTGAATCTGGCAAAGACACAGGGGACGAGGGTGATGACCACCAACTCCCTGCCCCACAAGAGGAGGGGCAAACTAACCAACCATTTATGTTACAGGATGAGGACTCCAACCAGTGTCTTGCCCCAGAAGACAAGGAAGATGCCCTGGAGGCCAAAGAGGCTGATTCGAAGGAGGCAACAGTGGTTCTCACTGATCCTGAAAATAAAGTGGGACCGCTCCCTCACATTCTAGAGACAGGGGAAACTTCATGA
- the rbb4l gene encoding histone-binding protein RBBP7 isoform X2 has translation MADKEVYDDAVEERVINEEYKIWKKNTPFLYDLVMTHALEWPSLTVQWLPDVNRPEGKDYAVHRLVLGTHTSDEQNHLVIASVQIPNDDAQFDASHYDSEKGAEFGGFGSVSGKIEIEIKINHEGEVNRARYMPQNPCIIATKTPTSDVLVFDYTKHPSKPDPSGECSPDLRLRGHQKEGYGLSWNPNLSGNLLSASDDHTICLWDISASPKEGKIIDAKTIFTGHTAVVEDVSWHLLHESLFGSVADDQKLMIWDTRSNNTAKPSHAVDAHTAEVNCLSFNPYSEFILATGSADKTVALWDLRNLKLKLHSFESHKDEIFQVQWSPHNETILASSGTDRRLNVWDLSKIGEEQSAEDAEDGPPELLFIHGGHTAKISDFSWNPNEPWVICSVSEDNIMQVWQMAENIYNDEEQDTPASELEGQAS, from the exons ATGGCAGATAAAGAGG TGTATGATGatgctgtggaggagagggttaTCAACGAAGAATACAAAATATGGAAAAAGAATACACCTTTTCTCTACGACCTGGTTATGACACACGCCCTTGAATGGCCTAGTCTCACAGTTCAGTGGCTGCCCGATGTAAACAG ACCAGAGGGAAAGGACTACGCTGTCCACAGGCTGGTGCTGGGAACGCACACCTCTGACGAACAAAACCACTTGGTTATTGCCAGCGTTCAGATCCCTAACGATGATGCACAGTTCGATGCTTCTCATTATGACAGTGAAAAAGGAG cAG AATTTGGAGGTTTTGGATCCGTGAGCGGTAAGATTGAAATTGAGATCAAGATCAATCACGAGGGTGAAGTGAACCGCGCTCGTTACATGCCCCAGAACCCATGCATTATTGCCACCAAGACGCCCACCTCAGATGTACTTGTGTTTGACTACACCAAGCACCCCTCTAAGCCAG ACCCCAGTGGAGAGTGCAGCCCAGACCTGAGGCTGCGAGGTCATCAGAAAGAAGGGTACGGCCTGTCCTGGAACCCTAATCTCAGTGGCAACCTGCTGAGCGCATCAGACGACCAC ACCATCTGCCTATGGGACATCAGTGCAAGTCCAAAGGAAGGGAAGATCATTGACGCTAAGACCATCTTCACCGGACACACAGCGGTGGTGGAGGATGTGTCCTGGCACCTGCTCCACGAGTCTCTCTTCGGCTCAGTGGCGGATGACCAGAAGCTGATGAT CTGGGATACCCGATCCAACAACACGGCTAAACCCAGTCATGCGGTGGACGCCCACACTGCAGAGGTCAACTGCCTGTCCTTCAACCCCTATAGCGAGTTCATCCTTGCCACTGGCTCTGCTGACAAG ACGGTGGCACTGTGGGACCTCCGCAACCTCAAACTGAAGCTGCACTCCTTTGAGTCGCACAAGGATGAGATATTCCAG GTACAATGGTCCCCTCACAACGAGACCATCCTGGCATCCAGTGGCACTGACCGAAGGCTCAACGTGTGGGATCTGAG TAAAATCGGGGAGGAGCAGTCCGCTGAGGATGCTGAGGACGGACCTCCTGAGCTGCTG TTCATTCATGGTGGACATACAGCCAAGATTTCGGACTTCTCCTGGAACCCCAACGAGCCGTGGGTGATATGCTCCGTGTCCGAGGATAACATCATGCAAGTCTGGCAGATG GCGGAAAATATTTACAACGACGAGGAACAAGACACTCCTGCTTCAGAGCTGGAGGGCCAGGCCTCATAA
- the LOC105893284 gene encoding AP-1 complex subunit sigma-2-like produces the protein MKKKKKRSEPGPSQLSLHHIESVFVAVRPLSLAHVLQNLTKLREKMHFMLLFSRQGKLRLQKWYVPISDTQKKKIAREVIQMVLARKPKMCSFLEWRDLKIVYKRYASLYFCCAVEDQDNELITLEIIHRYVELLDKYFGSVCELDIIFNFEKAYYILDEFILGGEAQETSKKNVLKAIEQADMLQEEAEAPRSVLEEIGLT, from the exons atgaaaaaaaaaaaaaaaagatctgagcCAGGGCCATCTCAACTCTCCTTACACCAcattgaaagtgtgtttgtagCGGTTCGCCCACTCTCCTTAGCACATGTTCTGCAAAATCTGACAAAATTGAGAGAAAAG ATGCACTTCATGTTGCTGTTCAGTCGGCAGGGTAAGCTGAGGCTTCAGAAGTGGTATGTGCCTATATCTGATACCCAGAAGAAGAAGATCGCTCGTGAAGTGATACAAATGGTGCTGGCTCGCAAGCCCAAGATGTGTAGTTTCCTGGAGTGGAGGGATCTTAAGATCGTTTACAAAAG ATATGCAAGTTTGTATTTCTGCTGTGCGGTGGAAGACCAGGACAACGAGCTCATCACCCTTGAAATTATTCATCGCTATGTGGAGCTACTAGACAAGTATTTTGGCAGT GTTTGTGAACTGGACATCATCTTTAACTTTGAGAAGGCCTACTACATCCTGGATGAGTTCATACTTGGCGGAGAGGCGCAGGAGACCTCCAAGAAAAATGTGCTCAAAGCCATTGAACAGGCCGACATGCTCCAAGAG GAAGCTGAAGCACCACGCAGTGTTTTGGAGGAGATTGGACTGACATAA